CGTGTTTGAAATTTAGATATGGAGAAGTAAAGTTACCCAGTCCAAGTTTACAATATACAGGGTCTTTGTTGTAATCTACTCGTTCAGGGATATTGATATTCAAAGTAGATTTCCTTTTGATAATCGTCTCTATATTTTGATCAAGATATCGTTTAAGGAAAATTGCTGCTTCATCAAATTTTTCATCAAAATAGGAGTACAGAGAGATAGCAACACCTGGAACATTATGGAAAGCAGCTTCTTTCACAGCAGCAACAGTTCCGCTGTAGTGAACACTAATTCCATTATTTGAACCTCTGTTTATTCCCGATACAACTAAATCAATTTTGTCTGCATAGATATTATGCAGTGCAAGTTTTGTACAATCACACGGTGTTCCGTTTAATTTGTATCCCTTATAATCACCGATATGAAAATTTCTTAGAAGAATGGGTCTATCTAAAGTAATTTTATGTGAAAATCCACTTTGTTCCGATTCTGGTGCCAGAACGTAAACATTGTAATCATTTTTCAATTTATCATGTAGCTCAATTATACCCTTTGCATCAAAGCCATCATCATTTGTAAGCAATATATTATATTTCATTTACCTGCCTTTAATATTT
This genomic interval from Candidatus Delongbacteria bacterium contains the following:
- the surE gene encoding 5'/3'-nucleotidase SurE; amino-acid sequence: MKYNILLTNDDGFDAKGIIELHDKLKNDYNVYVLAPESEQSGFSHKITLDRPILLRNFHIGDYKGYKLNGTPCDCTKLALHNIYADKIDLVVSGINRGSNNGISVHYSGTVAAVKEAAFHNVPGVAISLYSYFDEKFDEAAIFLKRYLDQNIETIIKRKSTLNINIPERVDYNKDPVYCKLGLGNFTSPYLNFKHERRNFFFAGGPEKDIDLNDDNDDKNITDDRITITPLTIDMTNFEELKFWKK